The Chelonoidis abingdonii isolate Lonesome George chromosome 9, CheloAbing_2.0, whole genome shotgun sequence genome has a segment encoding these proteins:
- the GRIFIN gene encoding grifin — protein sequence MALRFEALYPEGLCPGWSVIVKGETNSNANMFEINFFCNAGDQIAFHFNPRFTDSKIICNSFLSNLWGLEEVTDTFPLKAKEPFQIEIYSDPDYFHVSIDENKILQYKHRQKQLSAITKLQVVNDVRISSMEITKRGLY from the exons ATGGCACTGCGG TTCGAGGCATTGTACCCAGAGGGGCTGTGTCCTGGCTGGAGCGTGATAGTTAAAGGTGAAACAAACTCCAATGCAAATAT GTTTGAAATTAATTTCTTCTGCAACGCAGGAGACCAAATCGCTTTCCACTTTAACCCTCGCTTCACTGACTCCAAAATCATCTGCAACTCCTTCCTATCCAATCTCTGGGGGCTAGAAGAAGTAACTGACACCTTCCCCCTAAAAGCAAAGGAACCTTTCCAG atcGAAATCTACTCTGACCCAGACTATTTCCATGTTTCTATTGATGAAAACAAAATCCTCCAGTACAAGCATCGGCAGAAACAGCTCTCGGCTATCACCAAACTGCAGGTCGTGAATGATGTCAGAATTTCTTCAATGGAAATCACCAAACGTGGTCTTTATTAG